From Cellulomonas chengniuliangii, the proteins below share one genomic window:
- a CDS encoding ribokinase has protein sequence MDVTVVGSVNIDLVASVDELPRPGETVSATGYAEFLGGKGSNQAIAAARLGRRVAFVGLTGDDPDAAEVRAAMRGEGIDLRHLGAQPQTPTGRAMVQVDSAAENSIVVVAGANGCLSARHVEAAGPTVAEAAVVVAQLEVPLDAVLAAARAARGSFVLNPAPAQALPAEILDLVDVLVVNEIEYEAVTGRPLPPDPATLAAELAADTAISGSVVVTVGERGAFVWDGAELSHVTAPRVAVVDTTGAGDTFIGALADALSRGEDLVASARWAAHAGAVSVGSLGATTGMPRPEAVRASLARAAEPLGSPPPGP, from the coding sequence ATGGACGTGACCGTGGTGGGAAGCGTCAACATCGATCTCGTCGCCTCTGTCGACGAGCTTCCCCGTCCGGGCGAGACCGTGTCCGCGACCGGCTACGCCGAGTTCCTCGGCGGCAAGGGCAGCAACCAGGCCATCGCCGCCGCACGGCTCGGCCGCCGCGTCGCGTTCGTCGGCCTCACCGGGGACGACCCCGACGCCGCCGAGGTCCGTGCCGCGATGCGCGGCGAGGGCATCGACCTCCGCCACCTCGGCGCCCAGCCGCAGACCCCCACCGGCCGCGCCATGGTCCAGGTCGACTCCGCCGCCGAGAACAGCATCGTCGTCGTCGCCGGCGCCAACGGCTGCCTCTCCGCCCGCCACGTCGAGGCCGCCGGGCCGACCGTCGCCGAGGCCGCCGTCGTCGTCGCGCAGCTCGAGGTGCCCCTCGACGCCGTGCTCGCCGCGGCGCGCGCCGCCCGCGGCTCGTTCGTCCTCAACCCCGCCCCCGCCCAAGCCCTGCCCGCGGAGATCCTCGACCTCGTCGACGTTCTCGTGGTCAACGAGATCGAGTACGAGGCCGTCACCGGGCGGCCCCTGCCCCCCGACCCCGCGACGCTCGCCGCCGAGCTCGCCGCCGACACCGCCATCAGCGGCTCGGTGGTGGTGACTGTCGGGGAGCGTGGGGCCTTCGTGTGGGACGGCGCCGAGCTGTCCCACGTCACCGCCCCCCGGGTCGCGGTCGTCGACACGACCGGCGCCGGCGACACCTTCATCGGGGCCCTCGCCGACGCGCTCAGCCGCGGCGAGGACCTCGTCGCCTCGGCCCGCTGGGCCGCCCACGCCGGAGCCGTCTCGGTGGGCTCCCTCGGAGCCACCACCGGGATGCCGCGTCCGGAGGCCGTGCGCGCCTCCCTCGCCCGGGCCGCGGAGCCGCTGGGCTCCCCGCCCCCGGGGCCCTGA
- a CDS encoding LacI family DNA-binding transcriptional regulator: MMGRKVTVRDVAAAAGVSTATASRVLTHSTSVNPEMARRVLKASSELGYTANVFARALRTQRTDTVGMVVPSISNAYFIAAVEAVERELADSGRSLILCDARESVETEAQRIELLVQRMVDGLIVVPVTAFDSVPAIEAAARQGPVVLFDRWADAASTDYVGSDNADGLRLCVDHLRARGCRSIVYVGAKPRTSTAYERHKAFRELMGPADGADGADGSTLLGEFSIEWGVDAARQLLGRDELPDAIVCGADIIAVALLGTLREAGVAVPEQVKVVSYDDLLLGQLTVPRLTSVRQPIDAMAAEAVRLLDERAGRPDAPVHKSIFRPTLVVRESTGR; this comes from the coding sequence ATGATGGGGCGCAAGGTCACCGTGCGGGATGTCGCCGCCGCGGCCGGCGTCTCGACCGCCACCGCCTCCCGGGTGCTCACGCACAGCACCTCGGTGAACCCCGAGATGGCCCGCCGCGTGCTGAAGGCCAGCAGCGAGCTGGGCTACACCGCCAACGTCTTCGCGCGCGCGCTCCGCACCCAGCGCACCGACACCGTCGGCATGGTGGTGCCGTCCATCAGCAACGCGTACTTCATCGCCGCCGTCGAGGCCGTCGAGAGGGAGCTCGCCGACAGCGGCCGCTCGCTCATCCTGTGCGACGCCCGCGAGTCGGTCGAGACCGAGGCCCAGCGCATCGAGCTGCTCGTCCAGCGCATGGTCGACGGGCTCATCGTGGTGCCCGTGACCGCGTTCGACTCCGTGCCGGCCATCGAGGCCGCCGCACGCCAAGGGCCGGTGGTGCTGTTCGACCGGTGGGCGGACGCGGCGAGCACCGACTACGTCGGCAGCGACAACGCCGACGGGCTGCGGCTCTGCGTGGACCATCTGCGCGCGCGCGGCTGCCGCTCGATCGTCTACGTCGGGGCCAAGCCCCGCACGAGCACGGCGTACGAGCGGCACAAGGCCTTCCGCGAGCTCATGGGGCCCGCAGACGGCGCCGACGGCGCGGACGGCTCCACCCTGCTCGGCGAGTTCAGCATCGAGTGGGGCGTCGACGCGGCACGCCAGCTCCTGGGCCGCGACGAGCTGCCCGACGCGATCGTGTGCGGCGCCGACATCATCGCGGTCGCCCTGCTCGGCACGCTGCGCGAGGCGGGGGTGGCCGTCCCCGAGCAGGTGAAGGTCGTCAGCTACGACGACCTGCTGCTGGGGCAGCTCACCGTGCCGCGGCTCACCTCGGTGCGCCAGCCCATCGACGCGATGGCCGCCGAGGCGGTGCGGCTGCTCGACGAGCGGGCCGGGCGCCCCGACGCGCCCGTGCACAAGAGCATCTTCCGGCCCACGCTCGTGGTGCGGGAGTCGACCGGTCGCTGA
- a CDS encoding nucleoside hydrolase has protein sequence MAQKMIIDTDTASDDAVALVLALTDARVDVLAVTVVSGNVPLSMGVQNALYTLEQCGSTVPVLAGADRPLVREHVFAHDVHGADGMGDIGLPLTGREPVEGHAVDRIIELARAHPGEITLVTLGPLTNLALALRKAPDIAGLFARVVMMAGTGDHTGNVTPTAEFNVYVDPEAADIVFTSGLPLEMVGWDVSRNDATITPADSVRLAATGPLGEFCTRIQRQLVEFCREVTHIDGFDLPDPVTMAVAIDPSIALRGIDAYVRVETAGTQTLGMTVVDHLGVTQKPPNTRVVLAADRERFVDMLLTACAG, from the coding sequence ATGGCACAGAAGATGATCATCGACACGGACACCGCCTCCGACGACGCCGTCGCCCTCGTCCTCGCGCTCACCGACGCGCGCGTGGACGTCCTGGCGGTCACCGTCGTCTCGGGCAACGTCCCGCTCAGCATGGGCGTGCAGAACGCCCTCTACACCCTCGAGCAGTGCGGCTCGACGGTCCCCGTGCTCGCTGGCGCCGACCGCCCGCTGGTCCGCGAGCACGTGTTCGCGCACGACGTCCACGGCGCCGACGGCATGGGCGACATCGGGCTCCCGCTGACCGGCCGCGAGCCGGTCGAGGGGCACGCCGTGGACCGCATCATCGAGCTCGCGCGCGCCCACCCGGGCGAGATCACCCTGGTGACCCTCGGCCCGCTGACCAACCTGGCCCTGGCCCTGCGCAAGGCCCCGGACATCGCCGGCCTGTTCGCCCGGGTGGTCATGATGGCGGGGACGGGCGACCACACCGGGAACGTCACCCCCACCGCCGAGTTCAACGTCTACGTGGACCCCGAGGCCGCCGACATCGTGTTCACCTCGGGGCTGCCGCTCGAGATGGTCGGGTGGGACGTCTCGCGCAACGACGCCACGATCACCCCCGCGGACTCCGTGCGTCTCGCGGCCACCGGGCCGCTCGGCGAGTTCTGCACCCGCATCCAGCGCCAGCTCGTCGAGTTCTGCCGCGAGGTGACGCACATCGACGGGTTCGACCTGCCGGACCCGGTCACCATGGCCGTGGCCATCGACCCGTCGATCGCGCTCCGGGGCATCGACGCCTACGTCCGCGTCGAGACCGCGGGCACGCAGACGCTGGGCATGACGGTGGTCGACCACCTGGGCGTCACCCAGAAGCCGCCGAACACCCGGGTGGTGCTGGCGGCCGACCGCGAGCGCTTTGTGGACATGCTGCTCACGGCCTGCGCCGGCTGA
- a CDS encoding LacI family DNA-binding transcriptional regulator produces MAGRVTVEDVARRAGVSTATVSRAVNGTARVAQETLDRVRAAIDELGFHPTPAAQNLRQQRTRNIALVVPTITNPFFPELVAGVTPEIARRGCSLLLISTGDPEVEAVRVAGSRLVDGVLLVGSMERTGATPRARHVEVPVVAFDRAPSTIRTTVVQCDNVAGARDVVAHLAELGHRDIAHLRGPRGLDVADQRARGHRRALLERGLDPRSGGELEGDFSEESGYAAALRLLDGRSRPTALFAANDMMAIGALAALRARGVRVPEDIAVAGFDGIRLGRYLHPTLTTYAQPIAAIAQRAVGLVLDAVDAQTTSTPGPGRRAPQVLTLPGDLVVGGSTSPAPS; encoded by the coding sequence ATGGCAGGACGGGTGACCGTCGAGGACGTGGCCCGGCGCGCAGGCGTCTCCACGGCGACCGTCTCGCGTGCCGTGAACGGCACCGCGCGGGTCGCCCAGGAGACCCTCGACCGGGTGCGGGCCGCGATCGACGAGCTCGGCTTCCACCCCACGCCCGCGGCGCAGAACCTCCGCCAGCAGCGCACCCGCAACATCGCGCTCGTGGTGCCCACCATCACCAACCCGTTCTTCCCCGAGCTCGTGGCCGGCGTCACCCCGGAGATCGCCCGGCGCGGCTGCTCGCTGCTGCTCATCAGCACCGGCGACCCCGAGGTCGAGGCGGTCCGTGTGGCCGGCTCGCGCCTGGTGGACGGCGTCCTGCTGGTGGGCTCGATGGAGCGGACGGGGGCCACGCCGCGGGCCCGGCACGTGGAGGTCCCGGTGGTCGCCTTCGACCGCGCGCCCTCGACGATCCGCACCACCGTGGTGCAGTGCGACAACGTCGCGGGCGCCCGGGACGTCGTCGCGCACCTGGCGGAGCTGGGGCACCGCGACATCGCGCACCTGCGCGGGCCACGCGGGCTCGACGTCGCCGACCAGCGTGCCCGCGGGCACCGGCGCGCACTCCTGGAACGAGGCCTCGACCCGCGGTCGGGCGGCGAGCTCGAGGGCGACTTCAGCGAGGAGTCCGGGTACGCCGCCGCCCTCCGCCTGCTCGACGGCCGGAGCCGGCCCACGGCGCTCTTCGCGGCCAACGACATGATGGCCATCGGCGCCCTCGCCGCGCTGCGCGCCCGGGGTGTGCGCGTGCCCGAGGACATCGCCGTCGCCGGCTTCGACGGCATCCGCCTGGGCCGCTACCTGCACCCCACCCTGACGACGTACGCGCAGCCGATCGCCGCGATCGCCCAGCGCGCCGTCGGCCTCGTCCTCGACGCCGTGGACGCCCAGACGACCTCGACCCCCGGCCCCGGCCGCCGGGCGCCCCAGGTCCTGACCCTGCCCGGTGACCTCGTGGTCGGCGGGTCGACATCCCCCGCCCCGTCCTGA
- a CDS encoding glutamine amidotransferase gives MPHVLVVGESWFIHSIHQKGFDSFTTSEYQEGGAAFLAALRARGHEVTYVPSHTIHERLPTTVEGYAPYDVVVVSDVGANSFQLPPQTFSGSVPAPDKSELLRAHVERGGGLLMVGGYLTFSGIDAKGRWGRAPLGEALPVRVLDRDDRVELPVGAQPHVSADHEVVAGLAPVWPALLGLNEVVAKDDAQVLATCAGHPLLVVGGYGAGRTGAFTSDIAPHWAPPEFLDWDGYVDLWDRLVTWLAG, from the coding sequence GTGCCGCACGTCCTCGTCGTCGGAGAGTCCTGGTTCATCCACTCGATCCACCAGAAGGGCTTCGACTCCTTCACCACCTCCGAGTACCAGGAAGGCGGGGCGGCGTTCCTCGCGGCCCTGCGCGCTCGCGGCCACGAGGTGACGTACGTGCCCTCGCACACCATCCATGAGCGGCTGCCCACCACCGTCGAGGGGTACGCGCCCTACGACGTGGTGGTGGTCTCCGATGTCGGGGCGAACAGCTTCCAGCTCCCGCCGCAGACGTTCTCCGGCTCCGTCCCCGCGCCGGACAAGTCCGAGCTGCTGCGCGCCCACGTCGAGCGCGGCGGCGGGCTGCTCATGGTGGGCGGGTATCTGACGTTCAGCGGGATCGACGCCAAGGGCCGGTGGGGTCGGGCCCCGCTGGGGGAGGCCCTCCCCGTGCGGGTGCTGGACCGCGACGATCGCGTCGAGCTGCCCGTCGGCGCCCAGCCCCACGTCTCCGCCGATCACGAAGTGGTGGCCGGGCTCGCGCCGGTGTGGCCCGCGCTCCTCGGCCTCAACGAGGTCGTCGCCAAGGACGACGCCCAGGTCCTCGCGACCTGCGCCGGCCACCCGTTGCTCGTCGTGGGCGGCTACGGCGCCGGCCGCACGGGCGCCTTCACCTCGGACATCGCGCCGCACTGGGCGCCGCCGGAGTTCCTGGACTGGGACGGGTACGTCGACCTCTGGGACCGCCTCGTCACCTGGCTCGCCGGATGA
- the add gene encoding adenosine deaminase produces MSAEPNLSLAQQLRDMPKVELHCHLEGCVRPETFIDLARRHGVALPSDDPAQVYAYHDMASFMEVFERLSAAVVTREDVARITYEALVDASRGSNVVYREMFVNPTLHPTLAYPELLDGLTAGVRQARADTGIVARLIPSVYRAHSPARAAAMARDVVAGPRDLVVGLGMDGDELAGPPADFVEAYVIARDGGLPVTAHAGERFVAQEVADCLDLLGCTRLDHGYALARDPALAARVRAEGIHVTYAWLSTTYNFHGPMAEHPFRLLRDAGLSMSMGSDDPAMGGTDLAGDYAAVAEALGFTVADFVAQNRAALAASWLTGPDLEAVRDRLW; encoded by the coding sequence ATGAGCGCCGAGCCCAACCTCTCGCTGGCCCAGCAGCTGCGGGACATGCCCAAGGTGGAGCTGCACTGCCACCTGGAGGGCTGCGTCCGCCCCGAGACCTTCATCGACCTGGCCAGGCGCCACGGTGTGGCACTGCCCTCCGACGACCCCGCCCAGGTGTACGCGTACCACGACATGGCCAGCTTCATGGAGGTCTTCGAGCGGCTCAGCGCGGCGGTGGTCACCCGCGAGGACGTCGCCCGGATCACCTACGAAGCGCTCGTCGACGCGTCGCGCGGCTCGAACGTCGTCTACCGGGAGATGTTCGTCAACCCGACGCTGCACCCCACGCTCGCCTACCCCGAGCTGCTCGACGGCCTGACCGCGGGCGTGCGCCAAGCCCGCGCGGACACCGGGATCGTCGCGCGCCTCATCCCGTCGGTGTACCGGGCGCACAGCCCGGCGCGGGCTGCGGCGATGGCGCGGGACGTGGTGGCGGGTCCACGCGACCTCGTCGTCGGGCTGGGCATGGACGGTGACGAGCTGGCGGGGCCGCCGGCGGACTTCGTCGAGGCCTACGTCATCGCGCGGGACGGCGGGCTGCCCGTCACGGCACACGCGGGGGAGCGGTTCGTCGCCCAGGAGGTCGCCGACTGCCTCGACCTGCTGGGCTGCACGCGGCTGGACCACGGGTACGCGCTCGCGCGGGACCCGGCGCTCGCAGCGCGGGTCCGGGCGGAGGGCATCCACGTGACCTACGCGTGGCTGTCCACCACATACAACTTCCATGGGCCGATGGCCGAGCACCCGTTCCGGCTGCTGCGCGACGCCGGGCTGTCCATGTCGATGGGCAGCGACGACCCGGCGATGGGCGGCACGGACCTGGCCGGCGACTACGCGGCGGTCGCCGAGGCTCTCGGGTTCACCGTGGCGGACTTCGTCGCCCAGAACCGCGCGGCCCTGGCGGCGTCGTGGCTCACCGGCCCCGACCTGGAGGCCGTCCGCGACCGGCTCTGGTGA
- a CDS encoding ABC transporter ATP-binding protein has product MSTAPIGPASAVTSPDPATPPIATARGLVKTYGSGETAVHALAGVDVEFGRGQLTAIMGPSGSGKSTLMHCMAGLDRPTEGSIVVDGDEVGKMNERQLTKLRRTRLGFVFQAFNLVPTLTAAENITLPLDIARRPVDKAHFDAVVAAVGLEDRLGHKPNELSGGQQQRVACARALVSRPAVVFADEPTGNLDSTSAAEVLGFLRRSVDDLGQSIVMVTHDPTAASYAHRVLFLADGRLVGELLDPTPASVLEMLGSVSSRARQAASPAAV; this is encoded by the coding sequence ATGAGCACCGCCCCGATAGGTCCCGCCTCAGCCGTCACCTCGCCCGATCCCGCGACGCCGCCCATCGCGACCGCACGGGGACTGGTCAAGACATACGGCTCGGGCGAGACGGCGGTGCATGCGCTCGCGGGCGTCGACGTGGAGTTCGGGCGCGGCCAGCTCACCGCGATCATGGGCCCGTCGGGATCGGGCAAGTCGACCCTGATGCACTGCATGGCAGGGCTGGACCGCCCCACCGAGGGCTCGATCGTGGTGGACGGCGACGAGGTCGGCAAGATGAACGAGCGCCAGCTCACCAAGCTGCGCCGCACCCGCCTGGGCTTCGTCTTCCAGGCGTTCAACCTGGTGCCCACGCTGACCGCTGCCGAGAACATCACGCTGCCGTTGGACATCGCGCGCCGTCCCGTGGACAAGGCGCACTTCGACGCCGTGGTGGCGGCCGTCGGGCTCGAGGACCGCCTGGGGCACAAGCCCAACGAGCTCTCCGGCGGCCAGCAGCAGCGGGTGGCGTGCGCGCGTGCGCTCGTCTCGCGCCCGGCGGTCGTCTTCGCCGACGAGCCCACCGGCAACCTGGACTCCACCTCCGCCGCGGAGGTCCTGGGCTTCCTGCGCCGCTCGGTCGACGACCTGGGCCAGTCCATCGTCATGGTCACGCACGACCCGACGGCCGCGTCCTACGCGCACCGGGTGCTGTTCCTGGCCGACGGCCGCCTGGTCGGCGAACTGCTCGACCCCACCCCGGCGTCGGTGCTGGAGATGCTCGGCTCGGTCTCCTCCCGCGCGCGCCAGGCCGCGTCACCGGCAGCCGTCTGA
- a CDS encoding ABC transporter permease, whose amino-acid sequence MSLLAVALGISFIAGTFSLNGMLSATFTGIVDSTMLGDAYVRGGDESIRASTTGTEVGPTRNRIPVALADELSNVDGVHAALPEISGLMVLVGADGTAVQSTQAPSFSVSYDPRDRTSKVIAGRAPQGSGEIALETVTLASSGLEVGDTTRMVVGGDLRDVEVVGEIDPGGPMAGATIAYVDLETATADFAADGMVATIAVYGEDGTTEQQIVDAVNEAVAGFDTPVEVVGGDAMRVESRDDVASQIGFISTFLLVFAGIALFVGGFIIANTFAMSVRQRMREFALLRAVGASPTQVLSSILLQAAVVGVVGSLIGVAGGVGLVSLLKVGFESMGMSLVGDIPLDTSTVVMSVVIGAVVSVGAAFLPARRAAMVPPVEAMRDDVATTERSLRVRAIAGGVIGGLGVVGVVIAALQPELESGETLLGIGAAAVVIGMLLLAPVLARGALGVLAAPFVALVRPVGRLARGNVVRNPRRTANTAGALMIGMALVGAATVIAATTQASLGTVVKKEAVSDFIVSAATNSAIPEQAIDEMRDLPEVGSVDALYYGVFLADRVGVTPASDSLVSTSGMDPAAFGRSLDVDEVEGDLQAALNDGQIALQESVAEEHGWTVGDELTFLGSAGAHDVTVGAIFSSNALGVGSAMSQDMYDEMIVPGERYAANVFIASADGVDLEDTRAALSSTLEPYVVISLLDKDEFVAGIADQVNQVLVILYALLGLSIIIAVLGIVNTLALSVIERTREIGLLRAVGLGRLQLSGTVTIESVLTALFGTVVGLAVGVGLAMALQKVFTDDGLGTLSIPWASLGSMLVLALVVGVLAALWPALRAARMPVLDAVSYE is encoded by the coding sequence ATGTCGCTCCTCGCTGTCGCGTTGGGCATCTCGTTCATCGCGGGCACGTTCTCGCTCAACGGCATGCTCTCGGCCACCTTCACGGGCATCGTCGACTCGACGATGCTGGGCGACGCGTACGTCCGCGGCGGTGACGAGTCGATCCGCGCCTCCACGACCGGCACCGAGGTCGGCCCGACGCGCAACCGCATCCCGGTGGCGCTCGCCGACGAGCTCTCCAACGTCGACGGGGTCCACGCGGCCCTCCCCGAGATCTCCGGCCTCATGGTGCTGGTGGGCGCCGACGGCACCGCGGTGCAGTCGACCCAGGCCCCCAGCTTCTCGGTCAGCTACGACCCCCGGGACCGCACCAGCAAGGTCATCGCCGGCCGCGCGCCCCAGGGTTCTGGCGAGATCGCCCTGGAGACGGTGACCCTGGCCAGCTCGGGCCTGGAGGTCGGCGACACCACGCGCATGGTGGTCGGCGGGGATCTCCGTGACGTCGAGGTGGTCGGCGAGATCGACCCCGGCGGCCCGATGGCCGGCGCCACGATCGCCTACGTCGACCTCGAGACGGCCACGGCCGACTTCGCCGCCGACGGCATGGTCGCCACCATCGCGGTGTACGGCGAGGACGGGACCACCGAGCAGCAGATCGTCGACGCCGTCAACGAGGCCGTCGCCGGCTTCGACACTCCCGTCGAGGTGGTGGGCGGCGACGCGATGCGCGTCGAGTCCCGCGACGACGTCGCCAGCCAGATCGGCTTCATCTCGACGTTCCTGCTGGTCTTCGCGGGGATCGCGCTGTTCGTGGGCGGCTTCATCATCGCCAACACGTTCGCCATGTCGGTGCGCCAGCGGATGCGCGAGTTCGCGCTGCTGCGGGCCGTGGGCGCCTCGCCCACGCAGGTGCTGTCCTCGATCCTGCTCCAGGCCGCCGTGGTCGGCGTGGTCGGTTCGCTGATCGGCGTCGCCGGTGGCGTGGGGCTGGTGTCGCTGTTGAAGGTGGGCTTCGAGTCCATGGGCATGAGCCTGGTGGGCGACATCCCGCTCGACACGTCGACCGTGGTCATGTCCGTGGTGATCGGCGCCGTGGTCAGCGTCGGCGCCGCGTTCCTCCCGGCGCGCCGTGCCGCGATGGTCCCGCCCGTCGAGGCGATGCGCGACGACGTCGCCACCACCGAGCGCTCGCTGCGGGTGCGGGCGATCGCCGGAGGCGTGATCGGCGGGCTTGGTGTCGTGGGCGTGGTGATCGCCGCGCTGCAGCCCGAGCTGGAGAGCGGCGAGACGCTGCTCGGCATCGGCGCCGCGGCCGTCGTGATCGGGATGCTGCTGCTGGCGCCCGTGCTCGCCCGGGGCGCCCTGGGCGTGCTGGCCGCGCCGTTCGTGGCGCTGGTCCGGCCCGTGGGGCGGCTGGCCCGCGGCAACGTGGTCCGCAACCCGCGCCGCACCGCCAACACCGCCGGCGCCCTGATGATCGGCATGGCCCTGGTCGGGGCGGCCACCGTGATCGCGGCCACCACGCAGGCGTCGCTGGGCACCGTGGTCAAGAAGGAGGCAGTGTCCGACTTCATCGTCTCCGCCGCCACGAACAGCGCCATCCCGGAGCAGGCCATCGACGAGATGCGCGACCTGCCCGAGGTGGGCTCGGTCGACGCGCTGTACTACGGCGTGTTCCTCGCCGACCGTGTGGGGGTGACCCCGGCCTCGGACAGCCTGGTCTCCACCTCGGGCATGGACCCCGCCGCGTTCGGGCGCAGCCTCGACGTCGACGAGGTCGAGGGCGACCTGCAGGCCGCGCTCAACGACGGGCAGATCGCGCTGCAGGAGTCCGTCGCCGAGGAGCACGGCTGGACGGTGGGCGACGAGCTGACCTTCCTGGGCAGCGCCGGCGCGCACGACGTGACGGTGGGGGCGATCTTCAGCTCCAACGCGCTGGGGGTCGGATCCGCGATGTCGCAGGACATGTACGACGAGATGATCGTGCCGGGCGAGCGCTATGCGGCGAACGTGTTCATCGCCAGCGCCGACGGCGTGGACCTCGAGGACACGCGCGCGGCGCTGAGCTCGACGCTCGAGCCGTACGTGGTGATCTCGCTGCTCGACAAGGACGAGTTCGTCGCCGGTATCGCCGACCAGGTGAACCAGGTGCTGGTGATCCTGTACGCGCTGCTCGGGTTGTCGATCATCATCGCCGTGCTGGGCATCGTGAACACGCTGGCCTTGTCGGTGATCGAGCGGACCCGCGAGATCGGCCTGCTCCGGGCCGTGGGCCTGGGCCGGCTGCAGCTCTCCGGGACGGTGACCATCGAGTCGGTGCTCACCGCCCTGTTCGGCACGGTCGTGGGCCTCGCGGTCGGCGTGGGCCTGGCCATGGCGCTGCAGAAGGTGTTCACCGACGACGGGCTCGGCACACTGTCCATCCCGTGGGCCAGCCTCGGCTCGATGCTGGTGCTGGCGCTGGTGGTCGGGGTGCTGGCCGCCCTCTGGCCCGCGTTGCGGGCCGCGCGGATGCCGGTGCTTGACGCCGTCAGCTACGAGTAG
- a CDS encoding ABC transporter ATP-binding protein: MTHASPGGTAQPVVAGGPIARARGLVKTYGSGDTAVRALDGVDVDFGRGELTAIMGPSGSGKSTLMHCMAGLDRPTEGSAEVDGDDVSRMSERRLTKLRRTRLGFVFQAYNLVPTLTAGENITLPLDIARQPVDRDFFDTVVDAVRLRDRLHHKPSELSGGQQQRVACARALMSRPAVVFADEPTGNLDSESSAEVLGFLRRSVDDLGQSVVMVTHEPTAAAYAHRVLFLADGRLVGELVDPTPATVLEALGSMSGLPPEGLDGSGDPGRPARHQAP, translated from the coding sequence ATGACGCATGCCTCACCCGGTGGAACGGCGCAGCCGGTCGTGGCCGGCGGCCCGATCGCTCGGGCCCGCGGCCTGGTCAAGACGTACGGCTCGGGGGACACGGCGGTCCGCGCGCTCGACGGCGTCGACGTGGACTTCGGTCGCGGCGAGCTGACCGCGATCATGGGGCCGTCCGGATCGGGCAAGTCGACGCTCATGCACTGCATGGCGGGGCTCGACCGGCCCACCGAGGGATCGGCCGAGGTCGACGGCGACGACGTCAGCCGGATGAGCGAGCGCCGGCTCACCAAGCTGCGCCGCACCCGGCTCGGGTTCGTGTTCCAGGCCTACAACCTGGTGCCGACGCTGACCGCCGGGGAGAACATCACGCTGCCCCTGGACATCGCGCGCCAGCCTGTGGACCGCGACTTCTTCGACACGGTGGTCGACGCCGTCCGGCTCCGCGACCGCCTGCACCACAAGCCCTCAGAGCTGTCCGGCGGCCAGCAGCAGCGCGTCGCGTGCGCTCGGGCGCTGATGTCGCGGCCCGCCGTCGTCTTCGCGGACGAGCCCACCGGCAACCTGGACTCCGAGTCCTCTGCGGAGGTGCTGGGGTTCCTGCGCCGGTCGGTGGACGACCTGGGCCAGTCGGTGGTGATGGTCACCCACGAGCCGACCGCGGCCGCGTACGCGCACCGGGTGCTCTTCCTCGCGGACGGGCGCCTGGTCGGGGAGCTGGTGGACCCCACCCCGGCCACGGTGCTCGAGGCCCTGGGCTCGATGAGCGGGCTCCCGCCCGAGGGCCTGGACGGCTCCGGGGACCCCGGCCGCCCCGCCCGACACCAGGCGCCCTGA